In Flexibacter flexilis DSM 6793, a genomic segment contains:
- a CDS encoding GlmU family protein, with the protein MNYIFFDTPAFRNSLKPFTFTRPVAAIRVGIVTIAEKWEFYSQNKGSFLTDASLQTLFPLHVAEDNLLVNGALCPTDELATACAALATGEGFTQNGVLLAARLSATQVSQWQTGSFSPKTTEYAAAVTLIAHKWDIFAQNGAQIRQDFARLTKDRTSQPIADKHTIIYGAENIFVEEGANIKAAIINAEEGPVYIGRNAQVQEGSLIKGPLALCEGAVINMGGKMRGDNTIGPFCKVGGEISNSVLFGFSNKGHDGFLGNSVLGEWCNLGADTNNSNLKNNYANVKLYDYGTGNEEDTGLQFCGLMMGDHSKCGINTMFNTGTVVGVGANIFGGGFPAKHIASFSWGGSDTSWEKYRFDKFLETEQRVMARRKKELSPAYQALLKYLHD; encoded by the coding sequence ATGAATTATATTTTCTTTGATACGCCCGCATTTCGCAACTCACTCAAACCTTTCACTTTTACGCGCCCTGTGGCCGCCATTCGTGTCGGGATTGTTACGATTGCCGAAAAATGGGAATTTTATAGCCAAAACAAAGGCTCATTCCTCACAGACGCTTCTTTGCAAACGCTCTTCCCGCTACACGTGGCCGAAGATAATTTGCTCGTCAATGGCGCACTTTGTCCCACCGACGAACTGGCCACCGCGTGCGCAGCTTTAGCCACAGGCGAAGGCTTCACCCAAAACGGCGTTTTGTTGGCGGCTCGCCTTTCGGCCACGCAAGTAAGCCAATGGCAAACAGGCAGTTTTAGTCCAAAAACAACCGAATACGCCGCAGCCGTTACGCTAATCGCGCACAAATGGGATATTTTCGCCCAAAACGGGGCACAAATTCGCCAAGATTTTGCACGCCTCACCAAAGACCGCACCTCGCAACCCATCGCCGACAAACACACTATTATATATGGTGCTGAAAATATATTTGTGGAAGAAGGCGCAAACATCAAAGCGGCCATCATCAACGCCGAAGAAGGCCCCGTGTATATTGGCCGCAACGCACAAGTACAAGAAGGTTCGCTCATCAAAGGGCCACTGGCTTTGTGCGAAGGCGCGGTAATCAACATGGGCGGCAAAATGCGCGGCGACAATACCATCGGGCCATTTTGTAAAGTTGGTGGCGAAATAAGCAATTCCGTTTTGTTTGGCTTTAGCAACAAAGGGCACGACGGATTTTTGGGAAATAGCGTGTTGGGCGAATGGTGCAACTTGGGCGCAGACACCAATAACTCCAACCTTAAAAATAATTACGCCAACGTAAAACTCTACGACTACGGCACTGGCAACGAGGAAGATACGGGCTTACAATTCTGTGGCCTAATGATGGGCGACCATTCCAAATGCGGCATCAATACCATGTTCAACACGGGCACGGTGGTAGGTGTCGGAGCTAATATTTTTGGTGGTGGATTTCCTGCCAAACATATCGCATCGTTTTCGTGGGGCGGTTCGGACACGAGTTGGGAAAAATATCGTTTTGATAAATTCCTCGAAACAGAACAGCGCGTCATGGCACGTCGCAAAAAAGAACTGAGTCCAGCCTATCAAGCACTTCTCAAATATTTGCATGATTAA
- the hpt gene encoding hypoxanthine phosphoribosyltransferase, which translates to MMVTVKDKSFKLFIDEQEIASRVAELGARISQDYEGKRPLFIPVLNGSFMFAADLLKNISVDCEVTFVKVASYEAMETKGQVEEILGLEKDLKDRHIVVVEDIVDTGITMTEILRNIRVFHPASVEIATMFLKPDALRRELSLKYVGKEIANKFVVGYGLDYDGYGRNLRSVYQLHESENS; encoded by the coding sequence ATGATGGTTACCGTAAAAGATAAATCATTTAAACTTTTTATTGACGAACAGGAAATTGCAAGCCGTGTGGCTGAGTTAGGTGCAAGAATTAGCCAAGATTACGAAGGAAAACGTCCTTTGTTTATTCCTGTGCTCAATGGCTCTTTTATGTTTGCGGCAGATTTGCTGAAAAATATTTCGGTGGACTGCGAAGTTACTTTCGTGAAAGTAGCCTCCTATGAAGCCATGGAAACCAAAGGCCAAGTAGAGGAAATTTTGGGTTTAGAAAAGGATTTGAAAGATCGCCACATCGTAGTGGTGGAAGATATTGTCGATACGGGCATCACAATGACAGAGATACTGAGAAATATCAGGGTTTTTCATCCTGCCTCTGTTGAAATTGCCACAATGTTTCTGAAGCCCGATGCGTTGCGCCGTGAGTTGAGTCTCAAATATGTTGGGAAAGAAATCGCGAACAAATTTGTGGTAGGTTATGGCCTTGATTACGATGGTTATGGCCGCAATTTGCGCAGTGTTTATCAGCTTCACGAATCCGAAAATAGCTAA
- a CDS encoding gliding motility-associated C-terminal domain-containing protein — MKKLSLTKFFMLLFVCLLAYSQAMASHIVGGEITYKYLGQLGSSATPFRYKIDLTVYVDRNSQFPNGNPETGNIFVGVYAANSCNLYKTLTMTPNPVDVLPEMPPNCNADACLGSVAISVNKMTATVDLAFNMAGYYIYWQRCCRNSSIDNLQNAGNEGSTFLAYIPSAIFPNSSPEFVESGIPFILTGDTTTFSNNAIDPDGDRLIYSFVNPYNGALSGQPSPFGQGAPPACPSYNSINFNAGYTLTRPFGPNSYAFIDPATGFTKYYVPNAGRYVVTLEIKEYRTLSDGTDTLLTRTRRELQFIAKTAGVAGCPVNAAPVFRSITNTTPTYTYNIYEGQAVNFVIRATDTATDSLYLSAKSSILNGTNGYTGPLATFTNVKGIGDVSSTFSWQPNCGQTGSFAINATVSDRNCPPKTSSAIYTINVLPFDAPPRIFGPDTVCSTSSIGTYYVQTTSPDNQFTWKITGGTLLSNIHNDTIKVQWNGSNTNGFLTLVQKSSSGCQDSVSTKVYARAFQTLVAKIPSVNAKSISICAGQSVGLSATGSTTGYRWSPSTGLSSTTSATPTASPTVTTRYIVTVGTGSTINCWKTDTVTVNIVPKVADAGPATASICSGDSLSVGVTAVSGYTYAWLPITGVNNTTKSNPKIKIVNTGTSSQVIKYYVTATHTATGCTSRDSISVTVAPAPVAVAGTDKSFCVTGSVQIGAASQTGFTYLWSPSTGLSSTTVSNPTATLTNTGTSPITQQYILKVTTGSTGTCAGFDTVLVTVNPRPVALVGSNQSVCLGATAVLGGIANPSYTYAWSPKAGLDDSTKANPVFTGTAVGVKTYTLTVTDNTTQCVSNTATVTITVNAATNAVAGVDKTICSGITTQIGAVSQTGFSYAWSPSIGLSSATVSNPVVTLSNTGTSSITQQYILQTTNTATGCVGRDTVVVTVNPLPVAVAGADKTICSNGSVQIGAASQTGFSYAWTPSTGLSSATVSNPTVTLTNTSTSAITQQYILQVTNTTTNCISKDTVLVKVNPLPVAAAGTDKAVCVGSTVVLGGAANPNFTYAWSPKAGLDDSTKANPVFTGSAVGVKTYTLIVKDNTTQCVSNAADTVLVTVNLLPTAIAGADKTICSGGTTQIGANSQGAGFGYAWTPSTGLSGSALSNPMVTLTNTGTSAITQQYILQITNMATNCVSRDTVVVTVNPRPVALVGNPQNVCINSTAVLGGTPDASLTYAWSPKAGLDDSTKANPVFTPSVVGAVTYTLVVTNNTTNCVSVPVSITHQVKPLPVAVAGADKVVCSVQNTSLGAAPVAGLTYAWSPKVGLNDSTLANPIFNMAYAGTDSLIKTYVLTVTDGFSCQKTDTVNVVVKPLPIVVVGTNDAFCGSDTFELGAPPVQGFSYAWSPSTGLSNANIANPTLTLSNNTQTDQVHDYVLTVTNIKTGCSNKDTISVRVNPLPIVNLGTNDSLCSGQTITLGAAAEAGFIYAWSPKVGLNDSTLANPTLTLTNPTQAVQTHDYVLTVINNVTGCESKDTLTVRVNPLPIVNVGVNDSLCSGGNIVLGAAAVTGYSYAWSPATGLSNATAANPTLTLTNATQTVETHDYILTVTNNVTGCESKDTLTVRVNPLPIVNLGVNDSLCSEQTITLGAAAVTGYSYAWSPATGLSNATAANPTLTLTNPAQTAQTHDYVLTVTNNVTGCESKDTLTVRVNPLPLVNLGANDSLCSGQTITLGAAAVAGFSYAWSPKVGLSDSTLANPTLTLTNPTQAIQTHDYVLTVTNNVTGCVDNDTLTIRVNPLPIANAGTDKAICSDDNTTVGVAALANVTYTWTTNGQGTLSAANVAMPTYTAANLTQQVRVDTLYLLVQAQPTGCVSTDTVLVTVNPRPLPQTILYATTWVCPNSDAVYKIVPTDPTDTYLWTVVGGSINGANTGTAIQVTWGGANPAAKVYVRATNQYGCAGGLDSITISINPQLHPVTPAGADTLCSFDAANQTYQTGAFANAASLYTFGVQHPDGSQVSFPSQLGNNQITVNWQGLGIGKVWVRENITTSTTVCEGVSDTLYVLLQPSPDSTLLVNGSSFLCEQTLSSAYNLAGANNGSSFVWTITPSAGATFDGSTNNDSVRVNWLAAGTYVLSVQEISAAGCVGKLIDTTITVNPLPNTQLLTYDTLICPTTLGGRVYAVSGLAGSKYQWTITGGSFAGTDTTSSTAVINWSESASNYALSVVEISAAGCTLTAPLNVPLYADKSSVILTQVSGSETDATAIELLFAVNNPQTYPQDGKITVQRRKKSGNGSWTNLAELPYTATSYTDFPAEPDTTIYEYRVVGENRCGAELASAVQNNIVLKAWALETERLSQLAWNQYVGWPNGVLRYEIYRKAGETATTFDLYDQKDDGGLAWERKNASDAFTQCYRIKAISPDGAFSWSNSVCISFENKLVIANVITPNNDGKNDKWVIGNIDLYPDSDVKIFNRWGKEVYKTKGYDNSWDGEDLPVGVYFYEVSSDQKGVKARGWLEILR, encoded by the coding sequence ATGAAAAAACTTTCACTAACTAAATTTTTCATGCTCCTGTTCGTGTGCTTACTGGCTTATAGTCAGGCAATGGCATCGCACATCGTGGGCGGTGAAATAACCTATAAGTATTTGGGACAACTTGGCTCGTCGGCCACTCCATTTCGGTATAAAATAGACCTGACGGTTTATGTGGATCGAAATAGTCAGTTCCCTAATGGTAATCCAGAAACAGGCAATATTTTCGTTGGGGTTTATGCGGCGAACAGTTGTAACTTGTACAAAACCCTGACCATGACCCCCAACCCTGTGGACGTACTTCCCGAAATGCCTCCCAACTGTAATGCAGATGCTTGTTTGGGTAGCGTGGCAATTTCGGTGAATAAGATGACGGCGACTGTGGACTTGGCCTTCAATATGGCAGGGTACTATATATATTGGCAACGTTGCTGCCGCAATAGTTCAATAGACAACTTACAGAACGCTGGCAATGAGGGTTCTACATTTTTGGCTTATATTCCGTCTGCCATTTTCCCCAACAGCTCCCCCGAATTTGTAGAATCGGGTATTCCTTTTATTCTTACAGGCGATACCACTACTTTTTCTAATAATGCCATTGACCCAGATGGCGACCGCCTTATTTACTCGTTTGTCAACCCATACAATGGTGCTCTTTCTGGACAACCGTCGCCATTTGGGCAAGGCGCACCCCCTGCTTGTCCTTCATATAATAGTATTAACTTTAATGCTGGATATACACTTACGCGACCATTTGGCCCGAACAGCTATGCTTTTATAGACCCTGCCACTGGTTTTACAAAATATTATGTTCCCAATGCTGGACGGTATGTAGTAACGTTGGAAATCAAAGAATACCGAACGCTTTCGGACGGTACGGATACGCTACTCACCCGAACGCGAAGGGAGTTGCAGTTTATTGCCAAAACGGCGGGTGTGGCAGGTTGCCCCGTAAATGCCGCTCCCGTATTCAGATCCATAACCAATACTACGCCTACTTATACTTATAATATTTATGAGGGTCAGGCGGTTAACTTTGTAATCAGGGCTACGGATACAGCCACAGATAGTTTATACTTGTCGGCCAAATCCAGTATTTTAAATGGAACAAATGGTTATACTGGGCCGTTGGCTACCTTTACGAATGTAAAAGGAATAGGAGATGTTTCTTCTACTTTTTCTTGGCAACCCAATTGCGGCCAGACGGGAAGCTTTGCGATTAATGCTACCGTTTCGGACCGAAATTGCCCCCCCAAAACCAGTAGTGCGATTTATACCATTAACGTGCTTCCTTTTGATGCACCACCCCGAATTTTTGGTCCTGACACGGTTTGTTCAACTTCCTCGATAGGTACTTATTATGTTCAAACCACTTCGCCAGATAACCAGTTTACGTGGAAAATAACAGGCGGAACATTATTAAGCAATATTCACAATGATACCATCAAAGTACAATGGAATGGCTCTAATACTAATGGTTTTCTTACTTTAGTTCAAAAGTCATCAAGTGGGTGTCAAGACTCGGTCAGTACGAAAGTATATGCCAGAGCGTTTCAAACCCTAGTGGCCAAAATCCCGTCAGTAAACGCCAAAAGTATTTCGATTTGTGCAGGTCAATCCGTAGGTTTATCGGCAACGGGCAGCACAACGGGCTACAGATGGTCGCCAAGTACAGGTTTGAGTTCCACAACATCGGCCACTCCGACAGCCAGCCCAACCGTTACCACACGTTACATTGTTACAGTCGGAACGGGTAGTACGATTAATTGTTGGAAGACAGATACAGTAACGGTTAATATTGTTCCGAAAGTAGCCGATGCAGGTCCTGCCACAGCATCTATTTGTAGCGGAGATTCGTTGTCGGTGGGCGTAACAGCTGTAAGTGGCTACACCTACGCGTGGTTGCCGATTACAGGCGTAAATAATACGACTAAGTCCAATCCTAAAATTAAGATTGTAAACACAGGTACAAGCAGCCAAGTAATTAAATATTATGTTACGGCTACACATACGGCCACAGGTTGTACGAGCCGCGACTCTATTTCGGTTACCGTTGCGCCTGCGCCTGTTGCGGTGGCTGGTACGGATAAATCTTTTTGTGTAACGGGTTCTGTACAAATTGGAGCGGCTTCGCAAACTGGTTTTACTTATTTGTGGTCGCCAAGCACTGGTTTGAGCAGCACAACGGTTTCTAACCCAACTGCTACATTGACCAATACAGGTACTTCTCCGATTACTCAACAATATATCTTGAAAGTAACGACGGGCAGCACGGGTACTTGCGCTGGATTTGATACAGTATTGGTAACCGTCAATCCTCGCCCTGTCGCGTTGGTTGGTTCTAATCAATCGGTTTGTTTGGGTGCTACTGCCGTTTTGGGCGGAATAGCCAATCCAAGTTATACTTACGCGTGGTCTCCGAAAGCGGGCTTGGATGATAGTACTAAAGCCAATCCAGTATTTACAGGCACGGCAGTTGGTGTGAAAACTTATACTTTAACGGTAACAGACAATACAACGCAATGTGTAAGCAATACGGCCACTGTAACTATAACGGTAAATGCTGCCACTAATGCCGTGGCGGGAGTTGATAAAACGATTTGTTCGGGTATTACTACACAAATTGGAGCAGTTTCTCAAACAGGCTTTAGTTACGCATGGTCGCCAAGTATAGGTTTGAGCAGTGCAACGGTTTCTAACCCAGTCGTAACTTTAAGCAATACAGGCACTTCTTCGATTACGCAACAGTATATTTTACAAACCACCAATACCGCTACGGGTTGCGTGGGAAGAGATACGGTAGTTGTAACCGTAAATCCGTTGCCAGTGGCCGTGGCTGGAGCAGACAAGACAATTTGTTCTAATGGTTCTGTACAAATAGGAGCAGCGTCCCAGACGGGCTTTAGTTACGCATGGACACCAAGTACAGGTTTGAGCAGCGCGACGGTTTCTAACCCAACCGTAACATTAACCAATACAAGCACTTCTGCCATTACCCAACAATATATTTTGCAAGTAACCAACACGACTACTAATTGTATAAGCAAAGATACTGTTTTGGTAAAAGTAAATCCGTTGCCAGTGGCGGCGGCAGGCACAGACAAAGCCGTTTGCGTTGGTTCTACGGTGGTTTTGGGCGGCGCAGCCAATCCGAATTTCACTTACGCGTGGTCTCCAAAAGCAGGCTTGGACGATAGCACCAAAGCCAATCCTGTATTTACAGGCTCGGCGGTAGGCGTGAAAACTTATACATTGATTGTAAAAGATAACACTACACAATGTGTAAGCAATGCAGCGGATACGGTTTTAGTAACTGTAAATCTATTGCCTACGGCTATTGCGGGAGCAGATAAAACGATTTGTTCGGGAGGAACTACCCAAATAGGTGCAAACTCACAAGGTGCGGGCTTTGGGTACGCTTGGACGCCAAGCACAGGCTTGAGCGGTTCGGCACTTTCCAACCCGATGGTAACACTGACTAATACAGGTACTTCAGCTATTACACAGCAATATATTTTGCAAATTACCAACATGGCCACCAACTGCGTAAGCAGAGATACGGTAGTTGTAACGGTAAATCCTCGCCCTGTTGCCTTAGTGGGTAATCCTCAAAATGTGTGTATCAATAGCACTGCGGTTTTGGGCGGCACACCTGATGCCAGTCTTACTTACGCGTGGTCTCCGAAAGCAGGCTTAGACGATAGCACCAAAGCCAATCCAGTATTTACGCCAAGTGTGGTAGGTGCGGTAACTTACACGCTGGTAGTTACTAACAATACGACGAATTGCGTGAGTGTCCCTGTTTCGATTACGCATCAAGTAAAACCATTGCCTGTGGCGGTGGCTGGTGCGGACAAAGTGGTTTGTTCGGTACAAAACACGTCTTTGGGTGCTGCGCCTGTGGCTGGCCTTACTTACGCGTGGTCTCCAAAAGTTGGTTTGAATGATAGCACATTGGCCAACCCAATTTTTAACATGGCTTACGCGGGTACGGATAGCCTTATCAAAACGTATGTACTCACTGTAACAGATGGTTTTAGCTGCCAAAAAACAGATACGGTAAATGTGGTTGTAAAACCATTGCCAATAGTTGTGGTTGGAACAAATGACGCATTTTGTGGTAGTGATACATTCGAATTAGGTGCGCCGCCAGTACAGGGTTTTAGTTACGCATGGTCTCCAAGTACTGGTTTGAGCAATGCCAATATTGCCAATCCAACACTTACGTTGAGCAACAACACCCAAACTGACCAAGTACACGATTATGTGCTGACAGTAACGAATATTAAAACGGGTTGCTCGAATAAAGACACCATTTCGGTTCGAGTGAATCCGTTGCCAATCGTGAATTTGGGTACAAATGACTCACTTTGTTCTGGTCAAACCATTACGCTTGGTGCGGCTGCGGAGGCTGGTTTTATTTACGCATGGTCTCCAAAAGTTGGTTTGAATGATAGCACTCTGGCCAACCCGACGCTTACTTTAACCAACCCGACGCAAGCCGTACAAACACATGATTACGTGCTGACGGTAATTAATAACGTAACGGGTTGCGAAAGCAAAGACACTTTGACTGTTCGCGTGAATCCGTTGCCAATCGTAAATGTAGGCGTAAACGACTCGCTTTGTTCGGGTGGAAATATTGTATTGGGTGCGGCTGCCGTAACAGGTTATAGCTACGCGTGGTCTCCTGCTACTGGTTTGAGTAATGCAACGGCTGCCAATCCGACGCTTACTTTAACCAACGCAACACAAACCGTAGAAACGCACGATTACATTTTGACGGTAACCAATAACGTAACGGGTTGCGAAAGCAAAGATACTTTGACCGTTCGTGTGAATCCGTTACCAATCGTGAATTTGGGCGTAAACGACTCACTTTGTTCTGAACAAACTATTACGCTTGGCGCGGCTGCCGTGACAGGTTATAGCTACGCGTGGTCTCCTGCTACTGGTTTGAGCAATGCAACGGCTGCTAACCCGACACTTACTTTAACCAACCCAGCCCAAACGGCGCAAACACATGACTACGTTTTGACGGTTACCAATAATGTAACAGGTTGCGAAAGCAAAGATACTTTGACTGTCCGCGTGAATCCGTTGCCTTTGGTGAATTTGGGTGCGAATGATTCGCTTTGTTCTGGTCAAACCATTACGCTTGGTGCGGCGGCTGTGGCTGGTTTCAGTTACGCATGGTCTCCAAAAGTTGGTTTGAGTGATAGCACTTTGGCCAATCCGACACTTACTTTAACCAACCCAACGCAAGCCATACAAACACACGATTATGTGCTGACGGTAACTAACAATGTTACGGGTTGTGTGGATAACGATACTTTGACTATTCGCGTGAATCCGTTACCAATTGCCAATGCAGGAACAGACAAAGCCATTTGTTCAGACGACAATACAACCGTTGGCGTGGCGGCTCTTGCCAATGTTACTTACACTTGGACTACGAACGGACAAGGTACGCTTTCGGCTGCTAACGTGGCCATGCCAACTTATACCGCCGCCAACCTGACCCAACAAGTTCGTGTAGATACATTGTATTTGTTGGTGCAGGCACAGCCTACGGGTTGCGTTTCGACGGACACGGTATTGGTAACGGTAAATCCTCGCCCATTGCCACAAACTATTTTGTATGCAACTACTTGGGTTTGTCCGAACTCCGATGCGGTTTATAAAATCGTTCCAACTGACCCAACCGACACATATCTCTGGACTGTGGTAGGTGGTTCAATCAATGGCGCAAACACAGGCACAGCCATACAAGTAACTTGGGGCGGTGCAAATCCGGCCGCTAAAGTGTATGTACGCGCGACCAACCAATACGGTTGTGCGGGTGGTCTGGACTCTATTACGATTTCCATTAACCCACAACTTCACCCTGTAACGCCAGCAGGTGCGGACACACTTTGTTCGTTTGATGCTGCCAACCAAACTTACCAAACAGGTGCGTTTGCCAATGCCGCTTCGCTTTATACGTTTGGCGTGCAACACCCCGACGGTTCGCAAGTGTCTTTCCCATCGCAGTTGGGCAACAACCAAATTACTGTAAACTGGCAAGGTTTGGGTATCGGTAAAGTTTGGGTTCGTGAAAATATCACTACCTCAACGACGGTTTGCGAAGGCGTTTCGGATACATTGTATGTATTGTTACAACCAAGCCCAGACAGTACTTTGCTTGTAAATGGTAGCTCGTTCTTGTGCGAACAAACTTTGTCGAGTGCTTATAATTTGGCTGGTGCAAATAATGGATCTTCTTTTGTTTGGACAATCACGCCATCTGCTGGCGCAACTTTTGACGGCAGCACCAACAACGATTCTGTACGTGTAAATTGGCTTGCAGCAGGTACTTATGTGCTTTCGGTGCAAGAAATTTCGGCGGCTGGTTGCGTAGGCAAACTCATTGATACGACCATTACCGTAAATCCTTTGCCAAACACACAATTGCTCACTTACGACACACTTATTTGCCCAACTACATTGGGCGGCAGAGTGTACGCCGTATCAGGTTTGGCAGGTTCTAAATATCAATGGACAATCACAGGCGGAAGTTTTGCTGGTACGGACACGACGAGCAGCACGGCTGTAATCAACTGGTCTGAGTCCGCAAGTAATTACGCGCTGTCGGTAGTCGAAATTTCGGCGGCGGGCTGTACGCTTACCGCGCCTCTGAATGTGCCATTGTATGCCGACAAATCAAGCGTTATACTTACACAGGTGAGCGGCTCAGAAACCGACGCTACGGCAATTGAACTTTTGTTTGCGGTGAATAATCCACAGACTTATCCACAAGACGGCAAAATTACCGTACAACGCCGCAAAAAATCAGGCAACGGCAGTTGGACTAATTTGGCAGAACTTCCGTACACGGCTACTTCTTACACCGATTTCCCAGCCGAACCAGACACGACGATTTACGAATATCGTGTGGTAGGCGAAAATCGTTGCGGTGCCGAGCTTGCAAGTGCTGTGCAAAATAACATTGTGTTGAAGGCGTGGGCTTTGGAAACAGAACGCCTCAGCCAATTAGCTTGGAATCAGTATGTTGGTTGGCCAAATGGCGTGTTGCGTTATGAGATTTATCGTAAAGCAGGCGAAACGGCAACTACCTTCGATTTGTACGACCAAAAAGACGACGGAGGCCTCGCTTGGGAACGCAAAAACGCATCGGATGCCTTTACGCAATGTTATAGAATCAAAGCCATTTCGCCAGACGGCGCGTTTAGTTGGTCGAACAGCGTTTGTATTTCGTTTGAAAACAAACTCGTGATTGCCAACGTCATTACGCCAAACAACGACGGCAAAAATGATAAATGGGTGATTGGTAACATTGATTTGTACCCAGACAGCGACGTGAAAATCTTTAACCGTTGGGGCAAAGAAGTCTATAAAACGAAAGGCTATGATAACTCATGGGATGGCGAAGATTTGCCAGTAGGCGTTTATTTCTACGAGGTGAGCAGCGACCAAAAAGGAGTCAAAGCACGCGGTTGGTTAGAAATTTTGCGTTAG
- a CDS encoding SDR family oxidoreductase — protein MKELISVKDKVILVTGAFGLIGKEISTAFLDGEAKVVLADINANAAETIAQEFGAKYSADSFLVQVLDITSEESAAACMEAIVAKFGRLDVLVNNAAIDAKFDKQGTSAVNASRFENYPMELLRKSVEVNLTGTVLMTQHACRQMLKQGSGNIINVASTYSMVAPNQQLYDFGDGAEIKYKPIDYIASKSFIPNYTRYLATFYAKDNIRCNAIVPHGIFNDHEEKFLKNFARMSPLGRMCNREELNGPFVFLASDASSYMTGSVLSVDGGWTAW, from the coding sequence ATGAAAGAATTGATTTCTGTAAAGGATAAAGTAATTTTAGTAACAGGTGCTTTCGGGCTGATTGGCAAAGAAATTAGCACGGCTTTTTTGGACGGTGAAGCCAAAGTAGTATTGGCCGACATCAACGCCAACGCCGCCGAAACCATTGCCCAAGAATTTGGTGCAAAATACTCGGCTGACAGTTTCTTGGTACAGGTATTGGACATCACCAGCGAAGAAAGTGCAGCCGCTTGCATGGAAGCCATTGTAGCCAAATTCGGACGTTTGGACGTGTTGGTAAACAACGCGGCCATTGATGCCAAATTCGACAAGCAAGGTACAAGTGCAGTAAACGCCAGCCGCTTTGAAAATTACCCAATGGAACTTTTGCGCAAGTCCGTAGAAGTAAACCTAACGGGGACAGTACTTATGACGCAGCACGCCTGCCGCCAAATGCTCAAACAAGGCTCTGGCAACATTATTAACGTGGCTTCGACGTATTCGATGGTTGCTCCTAATCAGCAACTTTACGACTTCGGCGACGGTGCGGAAATCAAATACAAACCGATTGATTACATCGCTTCCAAATCGTTTATTCCGAATTATACGCGCTATTTGGCTACGTTTTATGCCAAAGATAATATCCGTTGCAACGCCATCGTGCCGCACGGAATTTTCAACGACCACGAAGAGAAATTTTTGAAAAACTTTGCGCGTATGTCGCCGCTTGGCCGTATGTGCAACCGCGAAGAACTCAACGGACCGTTTGTGTTTTTGGCTTCTGATGCTTCCAGCTACATGACAGGCTCAGTGTTGAGCGTGGACGGCGGCTGGACGGCGTGGTAA
- a CDS encoding type B 50S ribosomal protein L31, whose translation MKKDIHPVYRDVVFQDQSSEFKFLTRSTMTSSETIVWEDGNTYPVIKVEVSSASHPFYTGKKAFIATAGRIDKFNKRYKK comes from the coding sequence ATGAAAAAAGATATTCACCCTGTGTACAGAGACGTGGTTTTCCAAGACCAGTCAAGCGAATTCAAATTTCTTACTCGCTCTACGATGACTTCAAGCGAAACTATCGTATGGGAAGATGGAAATACATATCCTGTAATCAAAGTAGAGGTTTCTTCTGCTTCACACCCTTTCTACACAGGCAAAAAAGCATTTATTGCTACTGCTGGTCGTATCGACAAATTCAACAAACGTTACAAAAAATAA
- a CDS encoding adenylate kinase, whose protein sequence is MLNIVLFGPPGAGKGTQSQKLIEKYELTHLSTGDLLRSEIAAGSELGLKAKSLMDAGLLVPDEVVIGMIDKKTSENPDAKGFIFDGFPRTVPQAQALDVLLNGKGTPVNCMVALEVEENELVTRLLLRGKTSGRPDDQDEALIAKRVQEYNTKTAPVADYYKSQSKFSSVYGIGEIEEIFSKICQAIEKHSA, encoded by the coding sequence ATGTTAAATATAGTATTGTTTGGTCCTCCTGGCGCAGGAAAAGGCACTCAAAGCCAGAAACTTATAGAAAAATACGAACTTACACACCTTTCTACTGGCGACTTGCTTCGTTCGGAAATTGCGGCAGGCTCAGAGTTGGGTTTGAAAGCAAAATCTTTGATGGATGCGGGTTTGCTCGTGCCTGATGAGGTTGTAATCGGCATGATTGACAAGAAAACGTCTGAAAATCCTGATGCCAAAGGTTTTATTTTTGATGGTTTTCCGCGTACCGTACCGCAAGCGCAAGCCCTCGACGTACTTTTGAACGGCAAAGGCACGCCCGTAAATTGTATGGTGGCTTTGGAAGTAGAAGAAAATGAGTTAGTTACTCGTCTTTTGCTTCGCGGTAAAACGTCTGGCCGCCCCGACGACCAAGACGAGGCTCTTATCGCCAAACGCGTACAAGAATACAATACTAAAACTGCTCCCGTAGCGGACTATTACAAATCTCAAAGCAAGTTCTCATCTGTGTATGGCATCGGCGAGATCGAAGAGATTTTTAGCAAAATTTGCCAAGCTATTGAAAAACATTCTGCTTAG